A window of Natrinema versiforme contains these coding sequences:
- a CDS encoding amphi-Trp domain-containing protein codes for MVDKTLSADKVTREEAAEHLRELADELEGEGEATVRTGNKTVDLRPSESIAYEVGVRERSSILRGNRETVTVKLDWKPPNVSEGSTEAEAE; via the coding sequence ATGGTGGATAAGACACTCTCCGCCGACAAAGTAACGCGCGAAGAGGCCGCCGAACACCTCCGTGAGCTGGCCGACGAACTCGAGGGCGAGGGAGAGGCGACGGTTCGAACGGGGAACAAGACGGTCGATCTGCGGCCGTCGGAGTCGATCGCCTACGAGGTCGGCGTCCGCGAGCGATCGTCGATCCTGCGCGGGAACCGCGAGACGGTGACGGTCAAGCTGGACTGGAAACCGCCGAACGTCTCCGAGGGGTCCACAGAGGCCGAGGCCGAATAG
- a CDS encoding UbiA family prenyltransferase produces the protein MRLARDGSGIGATARALRSQIHPVFMTPPLAASLFGAILAGSVDPLLAAVHVLAMFAAVYTAHVKDGYVDFHVRGEDDDHPLTASGCRIALALSTVAFALCCVALGFLVGPFAVALVLPTWLIAYHHAPQLDMNPVTATTGYPLGIALSVLGGFYVQAGTITAVPLGFAVVFLALLSGIKVIDDAQDYAYDRSIRKRTVAVAVGPDRAYGVAYGLMAVALVAVVGFAIARIFPLTALLAAAAFAAVAAISRRADPELATMLLIRGSYVFLAVLVAAVRFDPLAALV, from the coding sequence ATGCGCCTCGCGAGAGACGGGTCGGGTATCGGCGCGACGGCTCGAGCGCTCCGGTCACAGATCCATCCCGTCTTCATGACGCCGCCGCTGGCCGCGTCGCTGTTCGGGGCGATCCTCGCGGGAAGCGTCGATCCGCTGCTCGCCGCGGTCCACGTCCTCGCGATGTTCGCGGCGGTCTACACGGCCCACGTGAAAGACGGCTACGTCGATTTTCACGTCCGCGGCGAGGACGACGACCATCCGCTGACCGCGAGCGGCTGTCGGATCGCACTCGCCCTGTCGACGGTGGCGTTCGCGCTGTGCTGTGTCGCTCTCGGTTTTCTCGTCGGTCCGTTCGCGGTCGCGCTGGTGCTCCCGACGTGGCTGATCGCCTACCACCACGCGCCACAGCTCGACATGAATCCCGTGACGGCGACGACAGGCTACCCGCTCGGCATCGCGCTGTCGGTACTCGGCGGGTTCTACGTGCAGGCCGGGACGATCACCGCCGTGCCCCTCGGCTTCGCCGTCGTCTTCCTCGCGCTCCTCTCGGGGATCAAGGTGATCGACGACGCCCAGGACTACGCCTACGACCGGTCGATCCGAAAGCGGACCGTCGCGGTGGCGGTCGGCCCCGACCGTGCCTACGGCGTCGCCTACGGGCTGATGGCCGTCGCATTAGTCGCCGTCGTCGGCTTCGCTATCGCCCGCATCTTCCCCCTGACGGCGCTGCTCGCAGCCGCCGCGTTCGCCGCGGTCGCCGCGATCTCGCGGCGGGCCGACCCCGAACTCGCGACCATGTTACTCATCCGCGGCTCGTACGTCTTCCTCGCCGTGCTCGTGGCCGCCGTTCGATTCGATCCGCTCGCCGCGCTCGTGTGA